A window from Sphingobacterium hotanense encodes these proteins:
- the htpG gene encoding molecular chaperone HtpG has protein sequence MQEEKGTISIHTENIFPVIKKFLYSDNEIFLRELVSNAVDASQKIKRLGSLGQFAGEVGDLTVDVKFDETAKTITISDNGIGMTAEEIKKYINQIAFSGATEFMEKFKEANDANEIIGRFGLGFYSAFMVADRVEIESLSYQEGAEPAHWTCDGSTTYEISTGSRTSRGTDVILHINEDSTEFLNKSRIQEILDKYAKFLPIPIRFGTKSTQEPDGEDEEGKPKYKTVEVDNIINNTNPAWTKSPSELTDQDYLDFYRELYPYAMDEPLFWIHLNVDYPFNLTGILYFPKIKNDLEIQRNKIKLYSRQVFITDEVKDIVPEFLMLLHGVIDSPDIPLNVSRSFLQADSNVKKINNYITKKVADKLQEIFKSDRKGFEEKWNDIGLFIKYGMLSDEKFAEKAIDFCLLQDTQDASYTIKEFYEKVKDIQVDKNGNIVYLYTNDKAQQDSFIAPALAKGYDVLNLNGPLDTHFAGFLEQKGGEKVQLKRVDADIIDKLIEKDEKIELSLSEEQSKKVSETFEKAISRADMKVEVDALNENDLPVSVTLDEFMRRMKDMAKTGGGMGFYGNLPDNYKVTVNGNHPLVKRIVDASEEDGEKLAKQAFDLALLSRGLLTGADLTAFVKRSVEMI, from the coding sequence ATGCAAGAAGAAAAAGGTACAATTTCCATTCATACCGAGAACATTTTTCCGGTAATCAAAAAGTTTTTATACTCGGACAATGAGATCTTTTTACGCGAGCTAGTCTCAAACGCGGTTGATGCATCTCAAAAAATTAAACGCCTAGGTTCCTTAGGTCAGTTTGCTGGTGAGGTAGGGGATTTAACTGTAGATGTTAAGTTTGATGAAACAGCAAAGACGATTACTATTTCAGATAATGGTATCGGGATGACTGCCGAGGAAATTAAGAAGTATATTAACCAGATTGCTTTTTCAGGTGCAACGGAGTTCATGGAGAAGTTTAAAGAGGCGAATGACGCAAATGAAATCATTGGTCGCTTTGGATTGGGCTTCTATTCAGCGTTTATGGTTGCTGATCGCGTAGAGATTGAGTCGCTATCTTACCAAGAAGGTGCTGAACCGGCACACTGGACTTGTGATGGTAGTACAACCTATGAGATCTCAACTGGTAGCAGAACTAGCCGCGGAACGGATGTTATCCTTCATATCAACGAAGATTCTACGGAGTTCTTGAACAAATCTAGAATCCAGGAGATTTTAGATAAGTATGCGAAGTTTTTACCAATTCCAATTCGTTTCGGAACGAAGTCTACTCAGGAACCTGACGGAGAAGACGAAGAGGGAAAACCAAAATATAAGACTGTTGAAGTCGATAATATCATCAACAATACCAATCCAGCATGGACGAAATCGCCATCGGAATTAACTGATCAGGATTATTTAGATTTCTATCGTGAGTTATATCCATATGCGATGGATGAACCTTTGTTCTGGATTCACTTAAATGTAGATTATCCGTTCAATTTGACGGGTATTTTGTACTTCCCTAAGATCAAGAACGATTTAGAGATTCAGCGCAACAAGATCAAATTATATTCTAGACAAGTATTTATTACCGACGAGGTAAAAGATATCGTTCCAGAGTTCTTAATGCTATTACACGGGGTGATTGACTCTCCGGATATTCCATTGAACGTATCGCGCTCTTTCCTACAGGCGGATAGCAATGTGAAGAAGATCAATAACTACATCACTAAAAAGGTTGCTGATAAGCTGCAGGAGATCTTTAAATCGGATCGCAAAGGCTTTGAAGAGAAATGGAATGATATCGGTCTTTTCATTAAATACGGTATGCTAAGCGATGAGAAATTCGCAGAGAAGGCGATAGATTTCTGTTTATTGCAGGATACACAGGATGCTTCTTATACCATCAAAGAGTTCTATGAGAAGGTAAAAGATATCCAAGTAGACAAAAATGGAAATATCGTTTACTTGTACACCAATGACAAGGCACAACAAGATAGTTTCATTGCTCCAGCCTTGGCAAAGGGTTATGATGTATTGAATCTGAATGGTCCATTAGATACACACTTCGCAGGATTCCTTGAACAAAAAGGAGGAGAGAAGGTGCAACTGAAACGTGTGGATGCCGATATCATCGATAAACTGATCGAAAAAGACGAGAAGATTGAACTGAGTCTATCTGAAGAGCAAAGCAAAAAGGTTAGTGAGACGTTTGAAAAAGCAATCTCTAGAGCGGATATGAAGGTGGAAGTGGATGCTTTAAATGAAAACGATCTTCCTGTATCGGTGACTTTAGACGAGTTCATGCGTCGTATGAAAGATATGGCGAAAACAGGTGGAGGTATGGGCTTCTACGGCAACTTGCCTGATAACTACAAAGTTACTGTCAATGGAAACCACCCATTGGTGAAACGTATCGTAGACGCCTCTGAAGAGGACGGCGAAAAATTAGCGAAGCAAGCTTTTGATTTAGCATTATTGTCAAGAGGCTTATTGACCGGAGCAGACCTAACTGCTTTTGTTAAACGTAGCGTTGAGATGATCTAA
- a CDS encoding suppressor of fused domain protein — protein MLFKKPDFLKSPIERYRQSIEERMQSKAQIFREKSAQKKLLFVYTLAFPQTEDRLITAFSYGVSFASHPERLQQVELCLQVASNEMNWVHIVGYLANQLRTDCPFRKGEIIKIGQQISPDSEMDAFVVSEVQFLDDTSLIYDSKKSKGIELVQLIPIYQSEIITIQKLGIESFLQAIKTHQQQVNRKAI, from the coding sequence ATGCTTTTTAAGAAACCCGACTTTTTAAAATCTCCTATTGAACGCTATAGACAATCCATCGAAGAACGAATGCAGTCAAAGGCTCAGATTTTTAGGGAAAAGAGCGCACAGAAAAAACTCCTCTTTGTTTATACATTGGCATTCCCTCAAACTGAAGATCGCTTGATAACCGCATTTTCCTATGGCGTTTCCTTCGCCAGCCATCCTGAACGATTGCAGCAAGTGGAATTATGCCTACAGGTGGCATCCAATGAAATGAACTGGGTTCATATTGTCGGGTATTTAGCAAATCAACTTAGAACAGACTGCCCATTCAGAAAGGGAGAAATAATTAAGATTGGTCAACAAATTAGTCCTGATTCTGAGATGGATGCTTTTGTCGTTTCAGAAGTTCAGTTTCTTGACGATACCAGTTTAATTTATGACAGCAAGAAATCAAAAGGCATCGAGTTAGTTCAACTAATCCCGATTTATCAATCCGAGATTATTACCATTCAAAAGCTGGGAATAGAAAGTTTTCTCCAAGCCATCAAAACTCATCAACAGCAAGTTAATAGAAAGGCTATTTAA
- a CDS encoding DUF4397 domain-containing protein — MKNTHFLIVIVLAIFTMSSCLKDDAQPTPQAIVTLLNSYPDASDVYYQMDGRIINNVSFPYKTYTSFRAFPGSKRLEVMSRMDNKMLIDTTMNYADSTFYTGYVYGAVGKPKFIRTTDSPVENLGEKAAARFVHLGNGVAKVTFQIGDQEVPAFKDRIQENKNTVSEAQIFRPINTGTFKVTAKDEQGNILAEREDIVFKKGLYYTFALMGTKGDSEKPLYIGYLSAE, encoded by the coding sequence ATGAAAAATACGCATTTTTTAATCGTGATAGTGTTAGCCATCTTCACAATGAGTAGCTGTTTGAAAGATGATGCACAACCAACGCCACAAGCAATTGTAACTTTATTAAACTCATATCCAGACGCATCTGACGTTTACTACCAAATGGATGGACGTATAATCAATAATGTTAGCTTTCCATATAAGACATATACTTCATTTCGCGCTTTCCCAGGAAGCAAGCGTTTAGAGGTGATGAGCCGCATGGACAATAAGATGTTAATTGATACCACAATGAACTACGCAGATTCAACATTCTATACGGGCTATGTGTATGGTGCAGTTGGAAAACCAAAGTTCATCAGAACGACAGATTCGCCAGTTGAAAACTTAGGCGAAAAGGCTGCAGCACGCTTCGTACATCTTGGAAATGGAGTAGCAAAAGTTACATTCCAAATTGGAGATCAAGAAGTGCCAGCTTTTAAAGATCGCATACAGGAAAATAAAAACACCGTGTCGGAAGCACAGATATTCCGTCCGATTAATACAGGAACTTTCAAGGTTACTGCGAAAGATGAGCAAGGAAACATCCTTGCAGAGCGAGAAGACATCGTTTTCAAAAAAGGTCTATATTATACCTTTGCCCTAATGGGGACAAAAGGTGACTCGGAAAAGCCGCTATATATAGGGTATTTATCCGCAGAGTAA
- a CDS encoding DUF6882 domain-containing protein: MNLSKPQVDESFRVLHKKAHEFVTDQHEILTEDFSFGAYDQYSLDTEKSNISFVKDGEEVLKAGYQAVGYLDENSGLWTWRWANPAISSVEMEELDIIKNYGEFFSYGLLTQAEWPATEGDAWAVTAIAAYLRGGKGIFKIQIDGTPHFVYFTKLLTT; encoded by the coding sequence ATGAACCTATCTAAACCACAAGTCGACGAGTCCTTTCGCGTGTTGCACAAAAAAGCACATGAGTTTGTTACGGATCAGCATGAAATCCTAACAGAAGACTTCTCTTTTGGAGCTTATGATCAATACAGCTTAGACACAGAGAAATCCAATATTAGTTTTGTCAAAGATGGCGAAGAAGTCCTGAAAGCAGGATATCAAGCAGTTGGCTACTTGGATGAGAACAGTGGCTTATGGACTTGGCGTTGGGCTAATCCGGCAATATCATCAGTGGAAATGGAAGAGCTAGACATCATCAAAAACTATGGAGAATTCTTTAGTTATGGTTTGCTAACTCAGGCGGAATGGCCCGCAACAGAAGGCGACGCTTGGGCAGTCACCGCAATTGCTGCCTATCTTCGTGGCGGTAAAGGAATTTTCAAAATACAGATCGATGGCACGCCCCATTTTGTTTATTTCACGAAATTACTGACCACTTAG
- the smc gene encoding chromosome segregation protein SMC, giving the protein MQLTKLEIKGFKSFGDKVVINFNEGVTAIVGPNGCGKSNVVDAIRWVLGEQSTRTLRSEKMENIIFNGTKNRKAANLAEVSLTFDNTKSILPTEFTTVTITRKLFRTGESEYRLNDVKCRLKDITDLFLDTGVGADTYSIIELKMIDEIIANKDNSRRNLFEEASGISKYKVRKKQTLAKLKDTEADLSRVDDLMFEINKNLKSLENQAKKADKYFALKEEYREASIGLAYYRLENFHNDLERIQEQENQQKDQLQETVTQIASKETVLQTQKNDILAKEKNLATQQKITHEYINKIRALESDEKLKNAKMIHLQEKETRLNNDIATDNQQLTQIEYSVKRLNEELFEEQNKLDDIKQDLENNKQEVEELRGQQQSAKGKLDSFTRDNAELQNNIYRLEKDIAVLGIQKDALEQESLRTANDAIAKEAELNQFSLVVAELEERVNIQQEQFDAAIHTEEQLQQQIQQTEDNIRQYTSELNRESRVVDAKQNEYNLTKSLVDNLEGFPESIRFLRKNAGWKKQYPLFSDILFCKEDYRVAIENFLEPIMNHYVVDLKEDAVKAINLLSDSSRGRANFFILEAVKQLPAAEQANNDDSRLISAMDVISVDDKFKSLCTILLDGVYLLKSEDDISLESDLPTDNITILHKDGKFSKTKLGLSGGSVGLFEGKRIGRAKNLEILAKEIKTLNQRILELQENLRVENEKLIRLKGGSQRVFIEEQRVQLNRLTNELVSVKTKQEQYQTFINNSQNRKQDIETKIASILVELEKAEPELQDFKLKASTNQDELVLLQQQYQDISEILTERSAVFNNANIKFHQQQSKVSTLLKDLEYREHQKDTLLERIEKNTQEFDQVKKEIIESVNSGSKDEIDLAAMYEQKELYEKGLKEIEEEFYASRQAINDLEENIGQLRRNKDIADTIINEYKDKKTSLQIELNALKERLSVEFNIELQDLLEQEVPEDRLPFEELHTKCNKLKKQLDDYGTINPMAKEAYDEMFERHGFIDKEKTDLMDAKASLLSTISEIDQSANDKFMYAFTTVRENFVKVFRSLFNEEDSCDIVLSDPNNPLESDIDIIARPKGKRPLSINQLSGGEKTLTSTALLFSLYLLKPAPFCIFDEVDAPLDDTNIDKFNNIIREFSNQSQFIVVSHNKRTIASTDIIYGVTMVEQGVSRVVAVDLRDVA; this is encoded by the coding sequence ATGCAGTTAACGAAGTTAGAAATCAAAGGATTTAAGAGTTTTGGTGACAAGGTTGTAATCAACTTCAATGAAGGCGTAACGGCCATTGTAGGTCCAAACGGATGTGGGAAATCTAATGTTGTTGATGCCATACGTTGGGTACTAGGGGAGCAAAGCACGCGTACATTGCGTTCAGAAAAGATGGAAAATATCATCTTCAACGGTACAAAGAACCGTAAAGCTGCCAATCTTGCTGAAGTATCCCTAACTTTTGACAATACTAAAAGTATACTCCCGACGGAATTCACGACGGTAACCATTACAAGAAAGCTATTCCGTACCGGCGAAAGTGAATATCGCTTAAATGATGTCAAATGTCGTTTGAAAGATATTACCGATCTATTCCTCGACACTGGAGTTGGTGCTGATACCTACTCGATCATCGAATTGAAGATGATTGATGAAATCATCGCCAATAAAGACAATTCGCGCCGAAACCTCTTTGAAGAAGCTTCGGGTATATCAAAATATAAAGTCCGCAAAAAACAAACCTTAGCGAAGCTTAAGGACACGGAAGCTGACCTCTCCCGCGTTGATGATTTGATGTTCGAAATCAATAAGAATCTAAAGTCTTTAGAAAATCAAGCTAAGAAAGCCGATAAATACTTTGCCCTTAAAGAAGAATATCGCGAAGCGAGTATTGGACTTGCCTACTATCGTCTGGAGAACTTCCACAACGATCTAGAGCGCATTCAGGAGCAAGAAAACCAACAGAAGGACCAGCTACAGGAAACTGTAACACAGATTGCATCCAAAGAAACTGTTTTACAGACCCAAAAGAACGACATCCTTGCCAAAGAGAAAAACCTTGCGACGCAGCAGAAGATTACTCACGAGTATATCAACAAGATCCGCGCATTAGAATCAGATGAAAAACTGAAGAATGCGAAGATGATCCATTTACAGGAAAAGGAAACTCGTTTAAATAATGATATCGCAACTGATAATCAACAACTCACTCAAATAGAGTACAGTGTAAAACGCTTGAACGAAGAGCTATTCGAAGAGCAGAACAAGCTTGATGATATCAAACAAGACTTAGAAAACAATAAACAAGAGGTCGAAGAGCTCCGCGGACAACAACAATCTGCAAAAGGAAAACTCGACAGCTTTACGAGGGATAATGCTGAACTACAGAACAATATCTACCGTTTAGAAAAAGACATTGCTGTCTTAGGTATCCAAAAAGACGCTTTAGAGCAAGAATCCTTACGTACTGCTAATGACGCTATCGCAAAAGAAGCTGAACTCAATCAGTTCAGTCTTGTGGTTGCAGAATTGGAAGAACGCGTCAATATCCAACAAGAACAGTTTGACGCTGCAATTCATACAGAAGAGCAATTACAGCAACAGATTCAACAGACGGAAGATAATATCCGTCAATATACGAGCGAACTTAACAGAGAATCTCGCGTTGTAGATGCGAAACAAAACGAATACAACCTTACGAAATCCCTTGTCGATAATCTCGAAGGATTCCCAGAGTCTATTCGATTCTTACGTAAGAATGCGGGCTGGAAGAAGCAATATCCCCTATTCTCGGATATCCTTTTCTGTAAGGAAGATTATCGAGTTGCTATCGAGAACTTCCTTGAGCCGATCATGAACCATTACGTAGTTGACCTGAAAGAGGATGCTGTAAAAGCAATCAACCTACTTAGTGATTCATCACGTGGTCGGGCGAACTTCTTCATCCTCGAAGCTGTAAAACAGCTTCCTGCAGCAGAACAAGCTAACAATGACGACAGCCGCCTGATATCGGCAATGGATGTCATATCGGTTGATGACAAGTTCAAGAGCTTATGCACTATCCTACTCGATGGCGTCTATCTTCTTAAGTCGGAAGATGACATCAGTCTAGAATCTGATTTACCGACTGATAATATCACTATACTTCATAAAGACGGTAAGTTTTCCAAAACAAAGCTAGGTCTTTCGGGCGGTTCGGTAGGCTTATTCGAAGGAAAACGCATCGGACGTGCAAAGAACTTAGAAATTCTTGCAAAAGAGATCAAAACGCTAAATCAGCGTATTCTTGAGTTACAAGAAAACCTACGCGTAGAAAACGAGAAGCTTATCCGCTTAAAGGGAGGTTCTCAACGAGTTTTCATTGAAGAACAACGTGTACAACTTAATCGCTTGACAAATGAGCTAGTTTCTGTTAAAACCAAACAGGAACAATACCAGACATTCATCAACAATAGTCAGAATAGAAAGCAGGATATTGAAACCAAGATCGCCTCTATCCTTGTCGAGCTTGAGAAAGCAGAACCTGAACTTCAGGACTTTAAACTGAAGGCTTCGACAAATCAAGATGAATTAGTTCTTCTGCAACAGCAATATCAAGATATTTCTGAAATCTTGACAGAAAGATCGGCTGTTTTTAACAATGCCAATATCAAGTTCCATCAGCAGCAAAGTAAGGTTTCTACCCTATTGAAAGACTTAGAATACCGTGAGCATCAAAAAGATACGTTGCTTGAACGTATCGAAAAGAACACGCAAGAATTCGATCAAGTGAAGAAAGAGATCATAGAATCTGTCAATAGCGGTTCTAAGGATGAAATCGATCTAGCAGCGATGTACGAGCAGAAGGAACTTTATGAGAAAGGACTTAAGGAAATAGAAGAAGAATTTTACGCAAGTCGCCAAGCAATTAACGATCTAGAAGAGAATATCGGTCAGTTGCGCCGCAACAAAGACATCGCAGATACCATCATCAACGAATATAAAGACAAGAAAACCTCTCTACAGATTGAATTAAACGCACTTAAAGAACGTTTATCAGTAGAGTTCAACATCGAGTTGCAGGACCTATTGGAGCAGGAAGTTCCGGAAGATCGCCTTCCATTCGAAGAACTACATACCAAGTGCAATAAGTTGAAGAAGCAATTGGACGACTACGGCACTATCAACCCGATGGCAAAAGAAGCCTATGACGAAATGTTCGAACGCCATGGCTTTATTGACAAAGAGAAAACCGACCTCATGGATGCCAAAGCATCCCTACTGAGCACAATCTCAGAAATCGACCAATCCGCCAACGATAAATTTATGTACGCATTCACGACTGTACGCGAAAACTTCGTGAAGGTATTCCGCTCGCTGTTCAATGAAGAAGACTCCTGTGATATCGTATTAAGCGACCCTAATAACCCATTGGAATCCGACATTGACATTATCGCAAGACCGAAAGGAAAACGTCCTTTATCGATCAATCAGCTCTCAGGTGGTGAGAAAACACTGACCTCCACTGCCTTACTATTTTCGCTATACCTATTGAAGCCAGCACCGTTCTGTATCTTCGATGAGGTAGATGCTCCTTTAGATGATACGAACATCGATAAATTCAATAATATCATCCGCGAGTTCTCCAACCAATCGCAGTTTATTGTGGTATCTCACAACAAACGCACCATCGCAAGCACTGATATTATCTATGGTGTAACCATGGTTGAGCAAGGTGTATCAAGAGTTGTAGCAGTAGATTTGAGAGATGTGGCGTAG
- a CDS encoding transposase → MKKDRITLGVDVSKKTLDICHWGTHDFIKIENNSSGFKQLAKWMRGKGFVSSQVFFIMEYTGGYEYRFLQYCESKGLSYTRKSGLEIKKSMGMVRGKSDKQDSFRIAQYGEEKAYMLEPSGKLNSTIFDLKQLISFRKRLVREMAGYKASSSERKAMYGKDAGKAILKVSKTMIDVYKKEIYRVEREILQLIESDESLNRNYQILKSVKGIGPVNAWMTIVYTENFKAFTDPRKYAVYAGVIPFEHTSGTSIRGRKRVSHMANKAIKQELNQAAKIAITHDKTLREYAQRKLTTKAYPLVLNNVKFKLILIMFSLIGRQEMYREDYHYAA, encoded by the coding sequence ATGAAAAAAGATCGTATTACCTTAGGTGTCGACGTGTCTAAGAAGACATTGGACATCTGCCATTGGGGCACACATGATTTCATTAAGATCGAGAACAACAGTTCGGGATTTAAGCAATTGGCAAAGTGGATGCGAGGGAAAGGTTTTGTATCAAGCCAAGTCTTCTTTATCATGGAATATACTGGTGGATATGAATACAGATTCCTGCAGTATTGCGAGTCAAAAGGTCTTTCGTATACACGCAAATCTGGTCTAGAGATCAAGAAGTCGATGGGCATGGTCCGTGGCAAGAGCGATAAGCAAGACTCCTTTAGGATTGCCCAGTATGGGGAAGAAAAGGCTTATATGCTCGAACCAAGCGGTAAATTGAATTCTACAATATTTGATCTTAAGCAGCTGATCTCCTTTCGTAAACGTCTAGTGAGAGAGATGGCCGGTTACAAAGCGAGCAGCTCTGAGCGCAAGGCGATGTACGGGAAAGACGCAGGGAAGGCGATCCTGAAGGTCAGTAAAACAATGATAGATGTTTATAAGAAAGAGATCTACAGAGTAGAACGAGAAATCTTACAGCTCATCGAAAGCGATGAATCGCTCAACAGGAACTATCAGATCCTCAAAAGCGTCAAAGGGATAGGCCCGGTCAATGCCTGGATGACGATCGTTTATACGGAGAATTTCAAGGCTTTTACCGATCCCCGAAAATACGCTGTCTATGCCGGTGTGATACCATTTGAGCACACTTCCGGGACCAGTATTCGCGGTCGAAAGCGAGTCTCGCATATGGCCAACAAGGCCATCAAGCAGGAGTTGAACCAAGCGGCAAAGATTGCCATTACACATGACAAGACGCTCCGAGAATATGCGCAACGGAAGCTCACAACCAAAGCTTACCCGTTGGTCTTGAACAATGTGAAATTCAAGCTGATTCTGATCATGTTTTCCTTGATCGGACGACAGGAGATGTATCGGGAAGATTATCATTATGCAGCGTGA
- the ltrA gene encoding group II intron reverse transcriptase/maturase has protein sequence MLEEILHIRNVKHAVDRVISNGGASGIDGMQIDNLRDYLNTNWKTLRSDILSGTYLPQAVRKVEIPKASGGKRMLGIPTVIDRVIQQSISQWLGLKYEGDFHDNSYGFRANRNAHQAVSKAQEYLNLGYTWVVELDLEQFFDQVNHDKLMHLLSKKITDRRVLALIGKYLRCGIMEHGLEQKRTKGTPQGSPLSPLLSNIILNELDTELSSRGHRFVRYADDCSIYTKSNKSATRIMRNITSYIESTLKLKVNREKSKVSKPSQSSLLGFSFFKTQGDWQIRISAKSIERIREKLRQNTRRNTVTAMHERLTKLRQIIHGWVDYFRIATNKKVMVALDKLVRRRLRVLLWKQWKTAGNRIRNLMKLGAQRWLAYQHANTRKSYTRTGTSPIVQTTLTNSYFTKLGYEGFADYYYWRTTHQTTLF, from the coding sequence ATGCTGGAAGAGATATTACACATCCGAAATGTCAAACACGCAGTTGATCGTGTCATCTCTAATGGAGGTGCCAGCGGGATTGATGGTATGCAGATCGATAACCTTCGTGACTACCTCAATACGAATTGGAAAACCCTTCGGTCGGATATTCTCTCTGGCACTTACCTCCCACAAGCTGTTCGGAAAGTTGAGATTCCCAAAGCAAGTGGCGGCAAGCGTATGCTGGGTATCCCCACGGTCATCGACCGAGTTATTCAGCAAAGCATTTCCCAATGGCTTGGGTTAAAGTATGAGGGTGATTTTCACGATAACAGCTACGGCTTCCGTGCGAATCGTAATGCTCATCAGGCCGTCAGTAAAGCGCAAGAGTATCTGAACTTGGGCTACACGTGGGTCGTTGAACTTGATTTGGAACAATTCTTCGATCAAGTGAACCACGACAAACTGATGCACCTTTTGAGCAAGAAGATTACGGATCGTCGAGTCCTAGCCCTGATCGGGAAATACCTTCGTTGTGGGATTATGGAACATGGTCTTGAACAAAAGCGAACCAAGGGCACACCCCAGGGCAGTCCTTTAAGTCCACTTTTGTCAAACATCATCCTGAACGAACTGGATACGGAACTCAGTTCCCGTGGACATCGATTTGTACGCTATGCGGATGACTGTAGTATCTACACGAAGAGCAATAAATCCGCCACTCGTATTATGCGCAACATCACCAGCTACATCGAATCTACACTAAAGCTGAAAGTGAACCGTGAAAAGAGTAAGGTAAGCAAACCTTCCCAAAGTAGTTTACTCGGCTTTAGTTTCTTCAAAACTCAAGGAGATTGGCAGATTCGTATCTCTGCAAAGAGTATCGAACGAATCCGAGAGAAGTTACGTCAAAATACTCGACGTAATACAGTTACTGCTATGCATGAGCGACTGACTAAACTACGGCAAATTATTCACGGCTGGGTGGATTACTTTCGTATAGCAACGAATAAGAAGGTGATGGTAGCACTAGATAAACTAGTGCGAAGACGCTTGCGTGTTCTGCTTTGGAAACAATGGAAGACGGCAGGTAATCGAATTCGGAACTTAATGAAACTGGGAGCCCAACGCTGGCTTGCCTACCAACATGCGAACACCCGTAAATCCTATACTCGGACAGGGACAAGCCCTATCGTTCAAACAACGCTAACAAACTCATACTTTACTAAATTAGGTTACGAAGGATTTGCAGACTACTACTACTGGAGAACAACGCATCAAACGACGTTATTCTAA
- the ltrA gene encoding group II intron reverse transcriptase/maturase, with amino-acid sequence MVQTIGGTGMIKTKPFIISQSIVLEAYQRVQQNRGSAGVDGMSLEDFKADSWKHLYRLWNRMSSGSYMPMPVLLVEIPKKGGGTRPLGVPTITDRIAQTVVTLFLEPKLDKIFHKDSYGYRPNKSAKEAVGTARERCWKYDWVLDLDIKGFFDNIPHELLMRAVRKHTDCPWILLYIERWLKTPVQQSNGILTERSKGTPQGAVISPLLANLFLHYCMDEWLRINYPDCPFERYADDSVIHCKTEIQTVELKKALEHRLKACGLELHPEKTKIVYCGRKERQKSYPIIAFDFLGYTFKRRKAQTKQGLNFTSFLPAVSNKAKVSIREKMRTWQLHRRGGSDLETLSRYINPVLRGWINYYGAFYKTELHKVLQHMNRLLVRWAMRKYKRLRNRKVRAIKWMSEISERSPHLFEHWYIGIKLSVG; translated from the coding sequence ATGGTACAAACCATAGGAGGTACAGGAATGATTAAGACAAAACCATTTATTATTTCTCAGTCCATAGTACTGGAAGCCTACCAGCGGGTACAACAAAACCGTGGTAGTGCTGGAGTAGATGGCATGAGCTTAGAGGATTTCAAAGCAGATAGCTGGAAACACCTCTATCGACTATGGAATCGGATGAGTTCTGGCAGCTATATGCCCATGCCAGTTCTACTAGTAGAAATTCCCAAGAAAGGAGGGGGGACACGTCCACTTGGAGTACCCACGATAACAGATCGCATTGCTCAAACGGTGGTCACACTGTTTCTGGAACCAAAGTTGGATAAGATATTTCATAAGGACTCTTATGGCTATCGCCCCAACAAAAGTGCAAAGGAGGCGGTGGGAACAGCTAGAGAGCGATGTTGGAAGTATGATTGGGTTCTGGATCTTGATATCAAAGGTTTCTTCGACAACATACCACACGAGCTGCTTATGAGAGCAGTTCGTAAGCACACAGATTGCCCATGGATCTTGCTGTATATTGAAAGGTGGCTTAAAACACCGGTACAGCAATCCAATGGGATTCTTACAGAGAGATCAAAAGGGACGCCGCAAGGAGCAGTTATCAGTCCGCTGCTCGCTAACCTCTTTTTACACTACTGTATGGATGAATGGTTACGAATTAACTATCCGGACTGTCCGTTTGAACGATATGCTGATGATAGTGTGATACACTGTAAAACAGAAATACAAACAGTGGAACTGAAGAAAGCATTAGAACACAGACTAAAAGCCTGTGGACTTGAACTGCATCCAGAGAAAACCAAGATCGTGTATTGTGGCAGAAAAGAACGACAGAAATCCTATCCCATAATTGCCTTCGACTTTCTAGGGTATACGTTCAAAAGACGAAAAGCTCAGACCAAACAGGGATTGAACTTTACCAGTTTTCTTCCTGCAGTCAGCAATAAAGCTAAAGTTTCCATACGAGAAAAGATGCGGACATGGCAATTGCACAGAAGAGGAGGCAGTGACTTAGAAACGTTGTCCCGGTATATAAATCCAGTCCTCAGAGGATGGATCAATTACTACGGAGCTTTCTACAAAACAGAGCTACACAAAGTACTTCAGCACATGAACAGGTTACTGGTAAGATGGGCTATGCGGAAATATAAAAGGCTACGGAACCGAAAAGTCAGAGCCATAAAATGGATGTCAGAGATTTCCGAAAGAAGTCCGCATCTGTTTGAACACTGGTATATAGGGATAAAGTTGTCGGTTGGATAA